One window from the genome of Echinicola vietnamensis DSM 17526 encodes:
- the lysA gene encoding diaminopimelate decarboxylase has protein sequence MTIDNQQYQVQGVPLLDIASEYGTPVYVYDGQKILDQVATLQNAFSSVNLKIKYATKALSNINILKLMKKAGTGVDAVSIEEVKLCLHVGYEPSEIMFTPNCVAFEEIQEAVDLGVMINIDNIPMLEHFGTYYGNSVPLCIRLNPHILAGGNAKISVGHIDSKFGISILQLKHVLKIVEVHNLKVAGLHVHTGSDILDAEVFLKGAEILFDAAKEFKDLQFLDFGGGFKVGYKEGDITTDMVEVGRKVSAAFKEFCKNYGRELEIWFEPGKFLVSECGYLLVNANVVKSTPASTFIGVDSGLNHLIRPMMYDAYHGVENISRVTGPDRVYTIVGYICETDTIAADRKLKEVKEGDVLAIKNAGAYGFSMASNYNSRLRPAEVLVLDGKAHLIRARESFEDILRHQIDIGL, from the coding sequence ATGACAATTGACAACCAACAGTACCAGGTTCAGGGGGTTCCGCTATTGGATATCGCCAGCGAGTATGGCACGCCAGTTTATGTCTATGATGGACAGAAAATTCTGGATCAAGTGGCCACATTGCAAAATGCTTTTTCTTCTGTAAACCTGAAGATAAAATACGCCACGAAGGCCCTTTCCAATATCAACATCCTTAAACTGATGAAAAAGGCAGGTACTGGAGTGGATGCAGTGTCCATAGAGGAGGTGAAGCTGTGTCTTCACGTGGGTTATGAGCCGTCCGAAATCATGTTTACGCCAAACTGCGTGGCTTTTGAAGAAATTCAAGAGGCGGTGGACTTGGGCGTTATGATCAATATTGACAATATCCCCATGCTGGAGCATTTTGGGACGTATTATGGCAATAGCGTGCCCCTTTGTATCCGGCTAAATCCCCATATCCTTGCCGGGGGAAATGCTAAAATTTCCGTGGGACATATCGATAGTAAGTTTGGGATTTCGATCCTTCAGCTAAAGCACGTGCTTAAAATCGTGGAAGTCCATAACCTAAAGGTAGCGGGGCTTCATGTCCACACCGGTTCGGATATCTTGGATGCTGAGGTTTTCTTAAAAGGAGCAGAAATCCTCTTTGATGCAGCTAAAGAATTCAAAGATCTGCAGTTCCTTGATTTTGGAGGCGGCTTTAAAGTGGGCTATAAAGAAGGTGATATCACCACAGATATGGTCGAGGTGGGACGAAAAGTTTCGGCTGCCTTCAAGGAGTTTTGTAAAAACTATGGCCGGGAACTCGAGATCTGGTTTGAGCCAGGGAAGTTTTTGGTCAGCGAGTGCGGATACCTCCTTGTCAATGCCAATGTGGTTAAGTCTACACCGGCTTCAACCTTTATTGGGGTGGACTCTGGCCTTAATCACTTGATTCGTCCCATGATGTATGATGCTTACCATGGTGTGGAAAACATTTCGCGTGTTACCGGACCGGATCGTGTATATACCATTGTGGGGTATATATGTGAAACGGATACCATCGCTGCGGACCGAAAACTCAAGGAGGTCAAAGAGGGAGACGTATTGGCGATCAAGAATGCGGGCGCATATGGATTCAGCATGGCATCCAATTATAACTCAAGGCTTCGTCCAGCTGAGGTATTGGTGCTAGATGGTAAAGCACACTTGATTCGAGCGCGTGAGAGCTTTGAAGATATTTTACGTCATCAAATTGATATAGGGCTATAA
- a CDS encoding response regulator transcription factor, whose translation MSKARLLVVEDDPNLGDILQEYLTMKGYETTLCRDGEEGWNNFKKGKYDLAILDIMMPKKDGFTLGKDMKKIEDDLPIIYLTAKNMKDDVIEGLKIGADDYITKPFSMEELLLRIGAILRRTQKEDDTATALKNYAFGDLILHYDEQMLESNEGKHKLTSKENELLRLLAAELNKPVNRSYALKQIWGDDSYFNARSMDVYLSKIRKLIKVDPKVQIITLHGEGFKMVVSEEQ comes from the coding sequence ATGAGCAAAGCAAGACTTTTAGTAGTGGAAGACGATCCCAATTTGGGAGATATTTTACAAGAATACTTGACCATGAAAGGGTATGAAACCACCCTCTGCCGGGACGGTGAAGAGGGCTGGAACAATTTCAAAAAAGGAAAGTATGACCTGGCCATTCTGGATATCATGATGCCCAAAAAAGATGGTTTTACCTTGGGAAAGGACATGAAAAAAATAGAGGATGACCTTCCGATCATTTACCTTACTGCCAAAAACATGAAGGACGATGTCATCGAAGGGCTCAAGATCGGAGCCGATGATTATATCACAAAGCCCTTTAGCATGGAAGAACTGCTGCTGCGAATCGGGGCGATTCTCAGACGCACCCAAAAGGAAGACGACACCGCAACGGCCCTTAAAAACTATGCCTTTGGAGATTTGATCTTACACTATGACGAACAAATGCTGGAGAGCAATGAGGGGAAACACAAACTAACTTCCAAAGAAAATGAGTTGCTTCGGCTGCTGGCTGCAGAGCTTAATAAGCCTGTGAACAGAAGCTATGCGCTCAAACAAATCTGGGGTGATGACAGCTATTTTAACGCCCGCAGCATGGATGTTTACTTGAGCAAGATCCGTAAACTCATCAAAGTCGACCCAAAAGTGCAGATCATCACACTGCATGGCGAAGGCTTCAAGATGGTGGTCAGTGAAGAGCAATAA
- a CDS encoding sensor histidine kinase codes for MKIIILLMSLACLGLVGFQYYWVANAIKINQERFEQNVYQSLAASITKLEKGETSDIILSTMAKDSTFKQMLFQKIEPIEVNIRRRLSFEGRPSVMDSVFKEPLPKVSSTFERIIASRGGKPEDKFELQKYFELPASVARQLFTPDEMAIYLKEKEKYLEFVSRRDSFVQAQDYLMNRKAIITEEYDISEDVAENIIKANKKIELMQVVFTQLLADTQENILYRVDTTELHRDISSQLKKRGISGEFELAILNNKGRLIPINRISDPMEFRKNSIRAELFPGDLVGQDNFMVIHFPKKQLYLLKQIWLPLSSSLLFLLIIILCFVYAIKVIIRQKKLSETKNDFINNMTHEFKTPIATVSLAVEALQDPELINQDTFRNRYLGIIKDENKRLGSQVEKVLQAAALDKKDFKLKFEQVNIVDLIKDAKKHFDLQVEKKGGRILLDIDVKDPYLEADAFHLSNIINNLLDNANKYSADKPHIALKVKEMATGFSITIKDNGMGMSKDSVKKIFEKFYRVPTGNVHDVKGFGLGLAYVKTMVEEHNGSISVESEINKGSTFTITLPRKK; via the coding sequence ATGAAAATAATCATTCTGTTGATGTCGCTGGCCTGCTTGGGTTTGGTGGGCTTCCAGTATTACTGGGTGGCCAATGCCATCAAGATCAATCAGGAGCGATTCGAGCAGAATGTATACCAGTCTTTGGCGGCCAGCATTACCAAATTGGAAAAGGGCGAAACGAGTGATATTATCCTGAGCACCATGGCAAAGGACAGTACCTTTAAGCAAATGCTCTTTCAGAAAATCGAGCCAATAGAAGTAAATATCCGCCGTAGACTGTCCTTCGAAGGAAGGCCTTCGGTGATGGATTCTGTTTTTAAGGAGCCTTTGCCAAAAGTTTCCTCCACATTTGAGCGTATCATTGCCTCCCGCGGTGGTAAGCCCGAAGATAAGTTTGAATTGCAAAAGTACTTTGAATTACCGGCATCCGTGGCCAGGCAGCTGTTTACGCCGGATGAAATGGCGATTTACCTAAAGGAAAAAGAAAAATACCTGGAGTTTGTCAGTCGAAGGGACAGTTTTGTCCAAGCGCAGGACTACTTGATGAACCGCAAAGCCATCATCACCGAAGAATATGACATTTCGGAAGATGTCGCCGAAAACATCATCAAGGCAAATAAAAAAATCGAACTCATGCAAGTGGTGTTCACCCAGCTTCTGGCAGACACGCAGGAGAACATCCTTTATCGGGTGGATACGACAGAGCTCCATCGCGATATTTCCAGCCAATTGAAAAAAAGGGGCATCTCCGGTGAATTTGAATTGGCAATTCTCAACAATAAAGGTCGCCTCATCCCCATCAATAGGATTTCTGACCCCATGGAATTTAGAAAAAACAGCATCAGGGCAGAACTATTTCCAGGGGATCTGGTCGGACAGGATAACTTCATGGTCATCCATTTTCCCAAGAAGCAACTTTATCTGCTCAAGCAGATCTGGCTTCCGCTGTCCAGTTCGCTTTTGTTTTTGCTGATCATCATTTTATGCTTTGTCTATGCGATCAAGGTCATCATCCGTCAGAAAAAACTTTCGGAAACCAAAAATGACTTTATCAACAACATGACCCATGAATTCAAAACGCCCATCGCGACGGTTAGCTTGGCGGTAGAAGCGCTCCAGGACCCCGAATTGATCAATCAGGACACTTTCCGAAACCGCTATTTGGGCATCATTAAAGATGAAAATAAACGCTTGGGCTCTCAGGTAGAGAAAGTCCTTCAGGCCGCAGCACTGGACAAAAAGGATTTCAAGCTGAAATTTGAACAGGTCAATATCGTAGACTTGATCAAGGATGCGAAGAAACACTTTGACCTCCAAGTAGAAAAAAAAGGTGGGCGAATATTGTTGGATATTGATGTAAAAGACCCCTATCTCGAAGCAGATGCCTTTCATCTTTCCAATATCATCAATAACTTGTTGGACAATGCCAATAAATATTCGGCTGACAAGCCCCATATAGCCCTCAAAGTAAAGGAAATGGCTACAGGATTTTCCATTACCATCAAAGACAACGGAATGGGAATGTCCAAGGATTCTGTGAAAAAGATTTTTGAGAAGTTTTATCGCGTCCCTACGGGCAATGTCCACGATGTGAAAGGATTCGGACTGGGCTTGGCCTATGTCAAAACCATGGTGGAAGAGCATAATGGAAGCATCTCAGTAGAAAGTGAAATCAATAAAGGAAGTACATTTACCATCACATTACCCCGAAAAAAATGA
- a CDS encoding non-ribosomal peptide synthetase codes for MSTSKAHNYDAGHFLASKEASSPNLDDIFKDFEFSVQGSGIHQPFTAIFHRMAGKVPDKIAIECYDKAISYLDLEIKSNQFAAFLTAAKVTEGSILAVALDRSIEMVVAMLGIVKAGCAYLPVDPKLPHERIQYMLEDAQAKAIITSKSVLQEVSCTAEKLDIDTIFPILEEYSDVYVERVEDTSSLAYLLYTSGSTGNPKGVKITHKNLTNLLLSVQQAPGMHMDDRLLAITTISFDIAGIELFLPLITGATVVLANSDAIKDGRLLYKLLQEKQISFMQATPATWRMLTMAGWDKPLPLRILSGGEAFPKDLAMQLMGLCDEVWNGYGPTETTIYSTMKQLAPTDDQITIGKPIDNTGVYILDTEMNPVEEGAVGEIYISGEGVAAGYHGRPELTADRFLPNVLEEAFPIIYKTGDLGCFLPSGEIVCKGRIDHQVKIRGFRIELGEIEQQLLQEPAIKEVAVHTWEDLPGNKRLVAYVVLEDASKADQGLFSKLITAWKDRMMKRLPEYMVPGDWMPLDKLPLTTNQKIDRKALPSPRPVLPGFIDPTQQPTTETERLVHDIWCRSLRMSSVSVDADFFDLGGHSLLAVEVMTAIDRQTGKNVPLTTLFSHATIRKFAAFLDQHSGDASWASLVPIRTNGHLTPLYLVHGMAANAGTFFKLLHRLDDQQPIYGLQSKGLDGTDAPLETVQEMAAHYLREVLEQNPDGPYILGGYSFGGYVAFEMARMLKEMGKEVSQVLMFDTQAVNMPMYHHQHTGSFAALKARLARRKVWIQVMLKAPKTYQKFKKRAAKHKKEKILQKLGLAPAPSKDGRGAVIKRVRAINHQAMVKYDPKPLDVPVIVFKAKIIPSKSSNHWANGWTDYCKDVTVIPVEGDHFTLFEEPFVDDLGKRLRHHLAGY; via the coding sequence ATGAGCACTTCAAAAGCGCACAACTATGATGCTGGGCATTTCCTAGCCTCTAAGGAAGCCTCGTCTCCAAATTTGGATGACATTTTTAAGGACTTTGAATTCAGTGTTCAAGGCTCTGGCATCCACCAACCTTTTACAGCCATCTTTCACCGTATGGCTGGTAAAGTTCCCGATAAGATAGCCATAGAGTGCTATGATAAAGCCATTTCTTATCTTGACTTGGAAATTAAGTCCAACCAGTTTGCAGCTTTCCTGACAGCTGCCAAAGTTACAGAGGGAAGTATCCTTGCGGTCGCTTTGGACAGGTCGATAGAAATGGTAGTGGCGATGCTCGGGATTGTCAAGGCAGGCTGTGCTTATTTACCGGTGGATCCCAAGCTTCCCCATGAGCGCATCCAATACATGTTGGAAGATGCTCAGGCAAAGGCGATCATTACTTCCAAGTCCGTGCTTCAAGAGGTAAGCTGCACGGCCGAAAAATTAGATATCGACACCATTTTTCCCATACTGGAGGAGTACAGTGATGTTTATGTGGAGCGAGTAGAAGATACCTCTTCATTGGCGTATTTACTTTATACCTCCGGATCTACCGGAAACCCCAAAGGGGTCAAAATCACTCATAAAAACCTTACCAACTTACTGCTCAGTGTCCAGCAAGCACCTGGAATGCATATGGATGATCGGTTATTGGCGATCACCACCATTTCTTTTGACATTGCGGGGATAGAGCTTTTTTTGCCTTTGATCACAGGAGCTACGGTGGTTTTGGCCAATTCCGATGCCATCAAGGATGGGAGGTTACTTTACAAGCTGCTACAGGAAAAGCAGATTTCGTTTATGCAGGCTACCCCGGCTACTTGGCGGATGCTGACCATGGCGGGTTGGGATAAGCCGTTACCGCTGCGAATCCTGAGTGGTGGAGAGGCTTTCCCTAAAGACCTGGCCATGCAGCTGATGGGCTTATGCGATGAAGTTTGGAACGGCTATGGCCCCACAGAAACCACCATCTATTCCACCATGAAGCAGCTGGCACCTACTGATGACCAAATTACCATTGGTAAGCCCATCGACAACACCGGTGTTTACATTTTGGATACCGAAATGAATCCTGTCGAAGAGGGAGCAGTGGGCGAAATTTATATTAGTGGAGAAGGGGTCGCGGCAGGTTACCATGGACGCCCGGAGTTGACGGCAGATCGCTTTCTTCCCAATGTCCTGGAGGAAGCCTTTCCGATCATTTATAAGACAGGAGACCTGGGTTGTTTCCTGCCATCGGGAGAAATTGTCTGCAAGGGACGTATCGACCACCAAGTGAAAATTCGCGGGTTCAGGATTGAGCTGGGAGAAATCGAACAGCAATTGCTGCAAGAACCGGCCATTAAAGAGGTGGCCGTACATACATGGGAAGACCTTCCCGGCAACAAGCGATTGGTGGCCTATGTCGTCTTGGAAGATGCCTCCAAGGCAGACCAAGGCTTGTTCTCTAAGTTGATCACGGCATGGAAAGATAGGATGATGAAGCGATTACCTGAATACATGGTTCCAGGGGATTGGATGCCGCTCGACAAGCTGCCGCTGACGACAAACCAGAAAATTGACCGGAAAGCACTGCCTTCACCACGACCTGTTCTGCCAGGCTTCATTGATCCCACCCAGCAGCCCACTACCGAAACAGAACGGCTCGTCCATGATATCTGGTGCAGAAGCCTTCGGATGTCCTCTGTTTCGGTGGATGCTGACTTTTTTGATTTGGGTGGACATTCGTTATTGGCGGTGGAGGTCATGACAGCCATAGATCGTCAGACGGGGAAAAATGTGCCCTTGACCACGCTATTCAGCCATGCGACTATCCGGAAATTTGCTGCATTTTTGGATCAGCACAGTGGTGATGCTTCATGGGCTTCGCTGGTGCCCATTCGTACCAATGGACATCTTACACCGCTTTATCTCGTCCACGGAATGGCTGCCAATGCCGGAACCTTTTTTAAACTCCTCCATCGCTTGGATGATCAACAGCCCATTTATGGCTTGCAGTCAAAGGGCTTGGACGGGACGGATGCGCCCCTCGAAACCGTTCAGGAAATGGCAGCACATTACCTCCGAGAGGTTTTGGAACAAAATCCGGACGGTCCGTACATTTTAGGTGGGTATTCTTTTGGCGGCTATGTCGCCTTTGAAATGGCAAGAATGCTCAAGGAAATGGGCAAAGAAGTTTCCCAAGTCCTCATGTTTGACACCCAGGCGGTTAATATGCCGATGTACCATCATCAGCATACGGGTTCTTTTGCGGCGTTAAAAGCCAGGCTGGCCAGAAGAAAAGTTTGGATCCAAGTGATGTTAAAGGCTCCAAAGACCTATCAAAAGTTTAAGAAGAGGGCTGCGAAGCACAAAAAGGAGAAAATACTTCAAAAGCTCGGCCTGGCGCCGGCTCCCTCAAAGGATGGACGGGGTGCCGTAATCAAAAGGGTTAGGGCGATCAATCATCAAGCGATGGTCAAATACGACCCTAAACCACTCGATGTACCCGTGATCGTTTTCAAGGCAAAGATCATTCCCTCCAAGTCTTCCAATCACTGGGCAAACGGATGGACCGATTACTGTAAAGATGTGACGGTCATTCCCGTAGAGGGAGATCACTTTACCTTGTTTGAAGAACCTTTTGTGGATGATCTGGGAAAAAGATTGCGTCATCATTTGGCAGGGTATTGA